In the Caldanaerovirga acetigignens genome, one interval contains:
- a CDS encoding ferritin-like domain-containing protein: MVVRRNLTVENLIGETKGTELEGVVRQNFMGETKEAGIYLAMARLAQRQGYPEIAEVLKTIAWEEAEHAARFAELNGMIHEDLFENIREMLEGETSANEGKKQAADKAAALGLDSARDYFNESAKDEARHARMLEGILLRYAK; encoded by the coding sequence ATGGTGGTAAGGAGAAATTTAACGGTGGAAAATCTCATAGGTGAAACCAAAGGAACTGAGCTTGAAGGTGTGGTAAGGCAAAACTTCATGGGAGAGACAAAAGAAGCGGGCATTTACCTTGCAATGGCTCGGCTGGCCCAGCGCCAGGGATATCCCGAAATCGCCGAAGTTTTAAAAACCATCGCCTGGGAAGAAGCCGAACACGCGGCAAGATTTGCAGAGCTAAATGGCATGATTCACGAGGACCTTTTTGAAAACATACGGGAGATGCTCGAAGGGGAAACAAGCGCCAACGAAGGAAAAAAGCAAGCAGCCGACAAAGCTGCTGCACTGGGGCTTGATTCTGCCAGGGATTACTTCAATGAATCGGCCAAGGACGAAGCAAGGCACGCGAGGATGCTCGAAGGAATCTTGCTCAGATACGCGAAATGA